One window from the genome of Saccharicrinis carchari encodes:
- a CDS encoding helix-turn-helix transcriptional regulator codes for MNRLTISRAALYTKVKSILGIGVSSYINDQRLNAAKRLLETTQLPVVEVDEKVGFANQSYFSTLFKQYFGSTPSKYRAMQA; via the coding sequence TTGAACCGTTTAACTATTAGCAGGGCAGCGTTATACACAAAAGTAAAAAGCATATTGGGCATAGGGGTAAGTTCCTATATTAACGACCAACGTTTAAATGCGGCTAAACGATTGCTTGAAACCACACAGCTACCGGTTGTGGAGGTGGACGAAAAGGTAGGCTTTGCAAATCAGAGTTATTTCAGTACCTTGTTTAAGCAGTATTTTGGTTCTACACCATCAAAATACCGTGCTATGCAAGCTTAA
- a CDS encoding NADPH-dependent 7-cyano-7-deazaguanine reductase QueF, translating into MNSIESKVLGKQISHPRAYAPEILVAVPRKLNRQQYHISEQAIPFVGVDAWHAYELGFLTKKGLPVTGILKIVYVCNSQFLVESKSLKLYLNSFNMGRYGDNKKEGITQVLQTIKSDLSQLMQTEIELSFHTEYARHTYDFNDYVLLEDEPEADQIIFDTFKENEKLLISHKASETNELKVATNLLRSNCKITHQPDWGSAFIHIKSQHKINRMALLKYLVSIRDENHFHEEICEMLYKRLLDRFEPEALMVACLYTRRGGIDICPVRANKATYLPQNIIQAKLLTRQAFRQ; encoded by the coding sequence ATGAATTCTATAGAATCAAAAGTGCTTGGCAAGCAAATAAGCCATCCAAGAGCATATGCTCCCGAAATACTGGTAGCTGTACCGCGTAAATTAAACCGGCAGCAATATCATATTAGCGAACAGGCTATACCTTTTGTTGGTGTTGATGCCTGGCACGCTTATGAGCTGGGTTTCCTGACAAAAAAAGGTTTACCGGTTACCGGCATACTTAAAATTGTATATGTTTGCAACAGCCAATTTTTGGTGGAAAGCAAGTCACTTAAACTTTACCTGAATTCATTTAACATGGGCAGGTATGGAGACAATAAAAAGGAAGGTATTACACAGGTGCTACAAACCATTAAATCAGATTTATCCCAGCTAATGCAAACGGAGATAGAACTATCTTTCCATACTGAATATGCGCGGCATACGTACGACTTTAACGATTATGTCCTGCTCGAAGATGAACCGGAAGCTGATCAAATCATTTTTGATACTTTTAAAGAAAACGAAAAATTGCTGATATCCCATAAAGCCAGCGAAACAAATGAGTTAAAGGTAGCTACCAACCTATTACGCAGCAATTGCAAAATAACCCACCAACCCGATTGGGGAAGTGCTTTTATCCACATAAAATCACAGCATAAAATAAATAGAATGGCCTTGTTAAAATACCTGGTTTCCATTCGCGACGAAAACCATTTTCATGAAGAGATATGCGAAATGCTCTACAAACGCCTGTTGGATAGGTTTGAACCGGAAGCTTTGATGGTGGCTTGCCTATATACCCGACGGGGCGGTATAGATATTTGTCCGGTACGAGCCAATAAAGCGACATACCTCCCACAAAACATTATCCAGGCAAAGCTGTTGACCCGGCAAGCCTTTAGACAGTAA
- a CDS encoding ketopantoate reductase family protein — protein MNVAIIGTGGVGGYFGARLAQAGNKVSFVARGEHGRAISENGLQLLSPKGNYSLKDPNVVSSVAQLKDIELVLLGVKAWQVSEVATQLKTVISENTMVMPLQNGVMAVSELLEVLPQQNVLGGLCNIFSKIKEPGVIEHLSSEPHIIFGEPDHIVSERAKKIHYVFKHAGIENKLSDYIQGDIWKKFMLICLGGLGALTRANYGILCQSPELTEMMRQMLNEMYAVARAEGIELPESIKAKILDKTMRFAPSANSSMARDIWAGRPSELEYQNGSVVKLARRHNIEVPVNHFIYYTLLPQEQEARK, from the coding sequence ATGAACGTAGCTATCATAGGAACAGGGGGTGTTGGGGGTTATTTTGGTGCCCGATTGGCCCAGGCCGGAAACAAGGTAAGCTTTGTAGCTCGTGGAGAGCACGGAAGGGCAATCAGTGAAAATGGCTTGCAACTACTTAGCCCCAAGGGCAATTATTCGCTGAAAGATCCAAACGTAGTTAGTTCGGTTGCACAACTTAAAGACATTGAATTGGTTTTATTAGGAGTAAAAGCCTGGCAGGTAAGCGAAGTGGCCACTCAATTAAAGACGGTTATTTCTGAAAATACAATGGTAATGCCCCTTCAAAACGGTGTGATGGCTGTAAGCGAATTGTTGGAGGTGCTTCCGCAACAAAACGTTTTGGGTGGACTATGTAATATTTTTAGCAAAATAAAAGAACCCGGCGTTATTGAGCATTTAAGCTCCGAACCACACATCATCTTTGGTGAACCGGACCATATCGTTTCGGAAAGAGCGAAAAAGATACATTACGTTTTTAAGCATGCGGGGATCGAAAATAAGCTAAGCGATTATATACAGGGTGATATTTGGAAGAAGTTTATGCTGATATGTCTTGGGGGCCTCGGTGCCCTTACCCGTGCCAACTACGGTATTTTGTGCCAATCGCCCGAACTAACAGAAATGATGCGCCAAATGCTGAACGAGATGTATGCCGTAGCCCGGGCCGAAGGCATTGAGCTACCGGAATCGATAAAAGCAAAAATACTGGACAAAACCATGCGCTTCGCCCCCTCGGCTAACTCCTCTATGGCGCGCGACATATGGGCCGGCCGCCCATCCGAACTGGAATACCAAAACGGCAGTGTGGTAAAATTGGCCCGCCGACACAACATCGAAGTGCCCGTTAACCATTTCATTTATTATACTCTTTTGCCGCAGGAACAGGAGGCCCGTAAGTAG
- a CDS encoding DUF429 domain-containing protein has protein sequence MQCIGIDGCRGGWLFTVWKAEGDCQLYLYPFLKDGIVHLSDATAIAVDMPMGLVSHPDEERTCDTLIRKELGHPFSASVFNTPCRQAVYAADYTKAKHVNKELCQKGLSVQSWNIVPKIRELDQLLNHHPSLKKTMHESHPELCFKYLNGQPLSHKKKTCEGKDERMSLLKPHFPCVYDTFLKFRKLHLKKDLADDDILDSMILALNALQIAVGNYKQFPSDTVLDKNEIRMGVRVLNV, from the coding sequence ATGCAGTGCATCGGTATTGATGGATGCCGTGGCGGCTGGCTTTTTACAGTATGGAAGGCAGAGGGGGATTGTCAACTTTATTTATACCCCTTTTTAAAGGATGGCATAGTACACCTATCGGATGCAACTGCCATTGCCGTGGACATGCCCATGGGACTGGTATCCCATCCCGACGAGGAAAGAACATGCGATACGCTTATCAGGAAAGAATTAGGACATCCTTTTAGCGCATCGGTTTTTAACACGCCGTGCAGGCAAGCTGTATATGCCGCCGATTATACAAAAGCCAAGCATGTGAACAAAGAGCTATGCCAAAAAGGGCTGTCCGTACAATCGTGGAATATCGTGCCCAAAATAAGAGAGCTGGATCAGTTGCTGAACCATCATCCCAGCCTAAAAAAAACAATGCACGAAAGCCATCCCGAGCTCTGCTTTAAATACTTAAACGGTCAACCCCTCTCCCACAAAAAAAAGACCTGTGAGGGCAAAGATGAAAGGATGAGCTTACTTAAGCCCCATTTTCCCTGTGTATACGACACCTTCTTGAAATTCAGAAAGCTTCACCTGAAAAAAGACCTGGCCGACGACGATATCCTCGACAGCATGATACTGGCACTTAATGCCCTACAAATAGCCGTAGGAAACTACAAGCAGTTCCCCTCGGACACGGTGCTGGACAAAAACGAGATAAGGATGGGGGTGCGGGTGCTTAATGTTTAA
- a CDS encoding DEAD/DEAH box helicase codes for MTFKTLGLIAPLLKAVEKQNYTEPTTIQEKAIPPILEGRDILASAQTGTGKTAGFTLPLLQILAQSEAIRRRPVRALVLTPTRELAAQVYESIKTYSEFLNMRSAVIFGGVNAKPQIATMQRGVDILVATPGRLLDLHSQRIFSLAKVEFFVLDEADRMLDMGFARDVNKILQLLPAQRQNLLFSATFSKEIKNLAGRFLQHPVTVEATPENTTVEKIVQKAYHVAKTSKTDLLVKLIKEGDWKQILIFTRTKSGANRLGKKLNKRGILSAEIHGDKSQNARVKALDNFKKGAVKALVATDVAARGLDIPLLPYVVNFELPNVPEDYVHRIGRTGRAGANGVAVSLVGHAEMAYLKDIEKLLKHSIPLEILDGFEPGEPTEEDLKPTKKPFVRNKKPSAKNNKRRQPARRTVAKGDSRK; via the coding sequence ATGACATTCAAAACATTAGGATTAATTGCTCCTTTACTAAAAGCAGTTGAAAAACAAAATTATACCGAGCCCACCACCATACAGGAAAAAGCTATCCCTCCTATTTTAGAAGGGCGAGACATATTGGCTTCGGCACAGACCGGAACCGGAAAAACCGCCGGATTTACCTTACCCCTTTTACAAATATTAGCACAAAGTGAAGCTATCAGACGCCGTCCCGTGCGGGCTTTGGTTCTAACACCCACGCGTGAACTGGCAGCCCAAGTGTATGAAAGCATAAAAACCTATAGCGAGTTCTTAAATATGCGCTCTGCCGTTATTTTTGGTGGGGTAAACGCCAAGCCACAGATAGCCACCATGCAACGAGGTGTGGATATTTTGGTGGCCACGCCCGGAAGGTTGCTCGACCTGCATTCGCAACGTATTTTTTCCCTTGCCAAAGTAGAGTTTTTTGTACTGGACGAAGCCGACCGTATGTTGGACATGGGCTTTGCCCGCGATGTGAATAAAATTCTTCAACTATTACCCGCCCAAAGACAGAACCTGCTTTTTTCGGCTACATTTTCGAAAGAAATAAAAAATCTGGCCGGCCGCTTTTTACAACATCCGGTAACCGTTGAGGCCACACCTGAAAATACCACCGTCGAAAAGATTGTACAGAAGGCCTACCACGTGGCCAAAACAAGCAAAACCGACTTGCTGGTAAAGTTAATTAAAGAAGGTGACTGGAAGCAGATACTCATTTTTACCCGCACCAAGAGTGGTGCCAACAGATTGGGGAAAAAACTAAACAAACGAGGTATTTTATCCGCAGAGATACATGGCGATAAAAGCCAAAACGCAAGGGTAAAAGCGTTGGACAACTTTAAAAAGGGAGCCGTTAAAGCACTTGTAGCCACTGACGTAGCAGCTCGTGGTTTGGACATACCCCTCTTGCCTTACGTTGTTAATTTTGAGCTCCCCAACGTGCCTGAGGATTATGTACACCGCATAGGCCGTACCGGCAGGGCCGGAGCCAATGGGGTGGCCGTTTCGCTGGTGGGTCATGCCGAGATGGCCTACCTAAAAGACATAGAGAAACTGCTGAAGCACAGTATCCCATTAGAAATATTGGATGGGTTTGAACCCGGTGAACCTACCGAAGAAGACCTAAAACCCACTAAAAAGCCCTTTGTGCGGAATAAAAAACCATCTGCAAAAAACAACAAACGAAGGCAACCGGCACGAAGAACCGTAGCCAAAGGGGATAGCCGGAAGTAA
- a CDS encoding porin family protein, which translates to MKKILFVFLFVGLVSASQAQDRIAIGLKAGFNSTKINLSDIPSGETIKNEAKGGFLFGAYGKLKLIGGLSFQPELYYAKKQTQYSFTDNGTTTVTTSDIKSWDVPLLANLKLVDLKVAHIYGVAGPVASFISKDDLKSLKDANWTFQAGLGAQVWKLSADVRYEWGMKDISKAQFGQKTDVLTVTIGYRLFGL; encoded by the coding sequence ATGAAGAAGATTCTTTTCGTATTCCTTTTTGTAGGATTGGTAAGTGCATCGCAGGCACAAGATAGAATAGCCATCGGTTTAAAAGCCGGTTTCAATAGTACAAAAATAAATTTATCGGATATTCCTTCGGGTGAAACAATTAAAAACGAAGCGAAGGGCGGCTTTCTTTTTGGCGCTTATGGTAAGTTGAAATTAATTGGTGGATTGTCCTTTCAGCCGGAGTTGTATTATGCAAAAAAACAAACTCAATATTCATTTACCGATAACGGAACAACTACTGTTACCACCAGCGACATTAAATCGTGGGATGTACCGCTGTTGGCCAACCTTAAATTGGTGGATTTAAAAGTGGCACATATCTATGGTGTGGCCGGGCCGGTAGCCTCGTTTATCTCAAAGGATGACCTGAAAAGTTTAAAAGATGCCAACTGGACCTTTCAAGCCGGTTTGGGAGCACAGGTATGGAAACTATCGGCAGATGTGCGCTACGAATGGGGAATGAAGGATATATCTAAAGCCCAGTTTGGACAAAAAACTGACGTATTAACCGTTACTATTGGTTACAGGTTATTTGGTTTATAG
- the thpR gene encoding RNA 2',3'-cyclic phosphodiesterase gives MRIFIGIKIDAPPEVSQIKCELGHAHSKWVKESNYHLTLVFIGQAKTADKVKISQALHKIVPQHAPFVISLKGAGSFQKRRSSGVLWLGVEDSTALKALHNEVNNAVLHIFPNLKNQYKDYTPHITVARIKDREELSAFKQRLNELNVSRRQRVDEVFLYESLSTPNGVEYKVLERFNLK, from the coding sequence ATGCGGATATTTATAGGCATAAAAATAGATGCACCGCCTGAGGTTTCGCAAATCAAGTGTGAGCTGGGACATGCTCACAGCAAATGGGTAAAGGAAAGCAATTATCATCTCACCTTGGTTTTTATTGGTCAGGCAAAGACGGCGGACAAGGTGAAGATATCGCAGGCCTTGCATAAAATAGTACCGCAGCACGCACCTTTCGTCATCAGCTTAAAAGGAGCAGGGTCGTTTCAGAAACGCAGAAGCAGTGGTGTGCTTTGGCTTGGGGTGGAAGATAGCACCGCCTTAAAAGCCCTGCACAATGAGGTGAATAATGCCGTACTCCATATTTTCCCTAATCTTAAAAATCAATACAAGGATTATACCCCTCATATAACTGTGGCACGAATAAAAGATAGGGAAGAGTTAAGTGCTTTTAAACAACGCTTAAACGAGCTTAATGTGAGCCGACGGCAAAGGGTTGATGAAGTGTTCTTGTACGAAAGCTTATCCACGCCAAATGGGGTGGAATACAAGGTGTTGGAACGGTTTAATTTAAAATAA
- a CDS encoding family 10 glycosylhydrolase — MKKLFTFALMVALFSCAPKTASVGETKGNNSFVLATWVTAPKEFNKQQWEEKLDYYKSIGLTEVLVHANAEMLEQIIPLADVRNLKIHAWMWTLNRPNDSVANKHPEWYAVNRQGKNSLEFRAYVDYYQWLSPFHPEAREYIKNNVRRLTKVKGLASIHLDYVRYVDVILGADLQPLYGLVQDHEMPEYDYGYHPLAREGFKAIFDKDPLDMAHPELSTEWRQYRLNAVSTLVNELVEIAHENGHKMTAAVFPFPEMSRQMVRQAWNDWNLDAAYPMLYQNFYRENINWIGFATEQGVRDVDFPINAGLFIPAFDNANDLEKAIRLAKEKGASGVSIFTADDMSKEMQATIKKMSAEYGVGAKVAK; from the coding sequence ATGAAAAAACTATTCACTTTTGCTCTTATGGTGGCATTGTTTTCTTGCGCCCCAAAAACTGCATCCGTTGGGGAAACAAAAGGCAATAATAGCTTTGTGTTGGCTACCTGGGTAACTGCACCGAAGGAATTTAACAAGCAGCAATGGGAAGAGAAACTCGATTATTATAAATCTATCGGGCTAACTGAGGTGTTGGTGCATGCTAACGCCGAAATGTTAGAGCAAATTATTCCCTTGGCCGATGTGCGTAACCTAAAGATACATGCCTGGATGTGGACTTTAAACAGACCCAACGACAGCGTGGCCAACAAGCATCCCGAATGGTATGCGGTAAACCGCCAAGGTAAAAACTCTTTGGAGTTCAGGGCTTATGTAGATTATTATCAATGGCTGAGCCCATTTCATCCCGAGGCACGTGAATATATCAAAAACAATGTGCGACGACTGACAAAGGTAAAAGGATTGGCTTCGATACATTTGGATTATGTACGGTACGTGGATGTGATTCTGGGAGCAGATTTACAACCTTTATATGGTCTTGTGCAAGATCACGAAATGCCGGAATACGATTATGGTTATCATCCTTTGGCCCGCGAAGGGTTTAAAGCGATATTCGACAAAGATCCGCTGGATATGGCGCATCCGGAGCTGAGCACCGAATGGCGCCAATACAGACTTAACGCTGTGAGTACTCTGGTGAACGAGCTGGTTGAAATAGCCCATGAGAATGGACATAAAATGACGGCGGCGGTATTTCCTTTCCCTGAAATGTCGCGGCAAATGGTGCGCCAGGCATGGAACGATTGGAACCTCGATGCAGCATACCCCATGTTGTACCAAAATTTTTACCGCGAAAACATCAACTGGATTGGTTTTGCTACTGAGCAAGGGGTGCGCGACGTGGATTTCCCCATTAATGCGGGATTGTTTATACCTGCCTTTGACAATGCCAACGACCTGGAAAAAGCCATTCGTTTGGCCAAAGAAAAAGGGGCCAGTGGTGTTTCCATATTTACCGCCGACGATATGAGCAAAGAAATGCAGGCGACGATTAAAAAAATGAGCGCAGAGTACGGAGTTGGAGCTAAGGTAGCGAAATAA
- a CDS encoding carbohydrate-binding family 9-like protein encodes MKKLTKIITFLAFIVFASCSNKGQQKATTRIDIQSEIVIPAHYVVGKTGEPLTIDGVDDEMAWSKAAFTKSFIDIEGVDTPTYDTKVKMLWDEQYLYVFAQMEEPHIWGYLRQRDTVIFYNNDFEVFLDPSMTTFNYGEIEVNALNTVWDLKLDKPYRVGGNADNSWDLDELKTAVHIIGTLNDPSDIDSMWTLEMAIPMSPLMKLKDEENKIPLEGEQWRINFSRVNWDFDVNNGVYSRKKVDGKYLPEYNWVWTEQRVINMHEPEKWGYLQFTHQPTADGIQFKKDEDILIKQAAFALFRLTRFGKLKALMDKEKGYTESFAATVTDNLTVKATFVKTNAGFEFRITDENKKKTFVINEEGFLSIQQL; translated from the coding sequence ATGAAAAAGCTAACTAAGATTATTACTTTCCTTGCGTTTATTGTTTTCGCATCCTGTTCAAATAAGGGGCAGCAAAAAGCAACCACCCGAATTGATATACAATCCGAAATTGTTATTCCAGCGCATTATGTTGTTGGTAAAACAGGCGAGCCATTGACCATAGATGGTGTAGATGACGAAATGGCATGGTCGAAAGCCGCTTTCACCAAATCTTTTATCGATATTGAGGGTGTGGATACACCAACCTACGATACCAAAGTTAAAATGCTTTGGGATGAGCAATATTTATATGTTTTTGCTCAAATGGAAGAACCACATATATGGGGTTATTTAAGGCAGCGCGATACGGTAATCTTTTATAACAACGATTTTGAGGTTTTCCTGGATCCCTCGATGACTACTTTTAATTATGGCGAGATTGAAGTAAATGCATTAAATACCGTGTGGGATCTGAAGTTGGACAAGCCCTACAGGGTGGGTGGTAATGCCGATAACAGTTGGGATCTGGATGAATTGAAAACAGCGGTCCACATAATAGGTACTTTAAACGATCCAAGTGATATTGATAGCATGTGGACCCTGGAGATGGCCATCCCAATGAGCCCTTTGATGAAACTCAAAGACGAGGAAAATAAAATACCCCTTGAAGGGGAACAATGGCGTATCAACTTTTCGCGGGTCAATTGGGATTTTGATGTGAACAATGGGGTGTACTCCCGTAAAAAAGTGGATGGAAAGTATTTACCCGAATACAATTGGGTATGGACTGAACAAAGAGTAATAAATATGCATGAGCCCGAAAAATGGGGGTATTTACAATTCACCCACCAGCCAACTGCAGATGGCATTCAATTTAAAAAGGATGAAGATATTCTGATAAAACAAGCTGCCTTTGCCCTTTTTAGATTGACGCGCTTTGGAAAACTGAAAGCTTTAATGGACAAAGAAAAGGGTTATACGGAAAGTTTTGCCGCAACGGTTACAGATAACCTGACTGTAAAAGCCACCTTTGTTAAAACTAACGCAGGTTTTGAATTTAGAATTACCGACGAAAATAAGAAAAAGACTTTTGTAATAAATGAGGAGGGTTTTTTGAGTATTCAACAGTTGTAG